The Tubulanus polymorphus chromosome 6, tnTubPoly1.2, whole genome shotgun sequence genome includes a region encoding these proteins:
- the LOC141907507 gene encoding uncharacterized protein LOC141907507 codes for MEPVVLKSSDGLKTVDIIPMLLRLRGLDLNLDRPTALARFERLKPLEAAPRKYVDDAVFSLTGKKMSDLLTLVDWEETEGPLLAHHLIIFANENANKLPQVPKKRKSVPAPSTSTVGAESDAVTPDGVSEPDKKLLERLEELEKKVTHPARSVESALMQVRAALQRPGSFFDPYFLLGCMEGLVEVAAETTDPKKGYFDSVLKSIKRNIDSPDLPALCRRLIGSPDDEKVASVEAKWAKKPHTNNYYPTYGYWGGSGVGRGYVGRRGYGTRRAGRSSRGNCFLCRKEGHFVRDCPENKQPQVVTKTESEVV; via the exons ATGGAACCGGTGGTTTTAAAATCGTCAGACGGTTTGAAAACGGTGGACATCATCCCCATGTTATTGAGATTAAGAGGGTTAGATCTGAACCTAGATCGGCCTACAGCCTTAGCTAGGTTCGAAAGGCTTAAGCCACTAGAAGCGGCACCGAGGAAGTATGTGGATGATGCGGTATTTTCACTGACTGGTAAAAAGATGAGTGATCTGTTAACGCTGGTGGACTGGGAGGAGACGGAAGGTCCGCTGCTAGCGCACCACTTGATAATTTTCGCTAACGAGAACGCGAACAAGCTCCCTCAGGTACCAAAAAAAAGGAAGTCTGTGCCCGCACCTAGTACAAGCACGGTCGGTGCGGAGAGTGATGCGGTAACCCCAGATGGGGTTTCTGAACCG gacaaaaaattgttagagCGTCTGGAGGAACTCGAGAAGAAGGTTACACATCCAGCTCGTTCAGTAGAGAGCGCTCTGATGCAGGTGAGGGCAGCGCTTCAAAGGCCGGGCTCTTTCTTTGATCCATACTTCCTTCTCGGTTGTATGGAAGGCTTGGTAGAGGTGGCAGCTGAAACCACAGATCCGAAAAAAGGGTATTTTGATTCTGTGCTGAAAAGTATCAAGAGAAATATCGATTCTCCAGACTTACCTGCTTTGTGTAGGCGTTTGATTGGCTCCCCGGATGATGAAAAAGTGGCATCAGTGGAGGCAAAATGGGCTAAAAAGCCGCACACAAACAATTATTACCCAACTTACGGCTATTGGGGTGGGTCGGGTGTAGGCAGGGGATATGTTGGGCGCCGAGGTTACGGTACAAGGAGAGCAGGGAGAAGTTCTAGGGGGAATTGTTTCTTATGCCGCAAAGAGGGTCATTTTGTTCGCGACTGTCCTGAGAATAAGCAACCACAAGTGGTAACGAAGACTGAAAGTGAGGTTGTCTAA